Part of the Cydia fagiglandana chromosome 2, ilCydFagi1.1, whole genome shotgun sequence genome, TGTGATCCTAACCGCACCATTCTGGGGCCGTGCAGCCGATAATTTCGGCCGAAAACCTGTGCTGCTCGGTTCGGCAGCGGCCTCTGGTGCCATCGCCTTCGCGGCCGCCTTCATGCCAAACTTGGTGACGTTCGCGCTCTGCAAGTTCGCTGCGTCACTGTTGTAAGTTTTCTACGTATTCCTTTATCCTCAGGTGGTTGACGGATGCGGTTGTCGACATGATAAGGACAGGAtaaaggttgactcacgttAGTCCGGGCCAGGAAACGTAAAACTCGACATTtagttttctgcctctttattcgaatacgcaagagtgatagagaggttagataaagaaatttcgatttacttgtttcgcggtagacccccagatagTGACGGATAGTGGTAgttagggagtgctcccggtactggttttctatacaaatacagtaccggaaccgggaattcccggttctcgccatacaaactcagtaccgggagcattccctatagttcgttttttttagcattagaaagaactccacagaagcaagcgtgcagtttttatcaggttctttaattgttaataattattgatttatctaatgtagcatggtcaatacatataatttacttcaaattattaccgctaaaagagccggatttggaaccacaagcttacttctgcgaagttctttctaatgctaaaaaaaacggacttatagtggtagtggcgcctcctacggagtttcgcgtaatattccctattgactAAATATGACGGCGTACTTATTACTATTTAATTATTTCCAGTCTTGCCTGCCCATCATCTCTAGGCTGGGCGTACGCCAGTGAGCTGGTGCCTCGTCGTCGCAGAGACCTCGCCCTGCTCGTCATTAATGGTTTCCTCACAACGTCCTCGACACTTAGTCCATGTGAGTAaattaagcgccacttgcgccatcccaccaacccggggttgagctgttaaaccgttaaccccgtgtcatattgtactggaaaccatggtaacttcagatttagccggttaaccccggattagtgggatggtgcaagttgcGCTAAGTCTGCTAAACAAACATTATAtagcggtagacccgtttgtataattaaatatctgctaaaaacaaagttttaaaatatgttCTAAATATACGATCCGTTTATCTTTTGTCaacaatgtaaaaataaaatttagtacTAAAATAATTAGTTAAGTAATTTACCATCTATTATTAACCATTGCAGTGCTAGCCTGGGGCATCCTCCCCCTGAACCTGACAGCCGCAATCAACATCCGACCCTGGCGCCTCCTCACAGCGGCCTACGCGTTCCCCCTAATCCTCGTAGCTTTATGGCTGACCTTGGCGAAAGAGAGCCCCAAGTTCCTGATGACAAAGGGCCGGCAGGAGCAGGCCTTGGATGTTCTCAGTCACATTTATTCTGTAAATACTGGGGCGCCACCTGACATGTATCCGGTAAGATCGCACTTTTGCTCCTTGTTGCTCTTTCCTTTCCTTTTCTTGTTGCCTTTTTCTATTTTTTGTCTTTTGTCAACTTTCTTTTTGTctcttgttattatttattgtgttacAAAGCATGTAAGTTGTGGTTGAATAAAGATTTTATCTATATATCTATCCTAGTTGGTTCCTAAATGAGCCTGGACTAATACACGATCTGAACCGCAAACACTTGCTTTTACGTAAATGAACTCCATTTAAACTTCTAACTTAAAAGGGAAACTATCGGGATTCGTTCGTGAGCCGTTTCTAAAAGCCCTAACAAGAAGAGAAGAGAACAAGAAAAAGAAGAGAAGAGAGGAATATGAGTAGCTTCCTCACGATGCTTTCATCAAAACGAGAAAGTTTACAGCAGGAGCAATCTAATTCATCTTGCCAAATCGTCGACACATTGCCATCCAGAATTCCGAAACCATATACCTTTATCAACCTACGGACACAAAACTTGCCATTTCAGGTAACATCGATCAAAAAGTGCGGTCAGAGAAGAGATTCATCATCAGAAGAAGGCTCCAGTTGTGAGCTGGCTCCGCAGCCGAAGAATACGACCGTCTGGGCCTTGCTGCGGCCTCCTCATCTCAAGTGGTTGGCTTTGACTGGGTTCCTCATGTTCGGTCTCTTCTCATTGTAAGATTTATAAATAGTATAAGTGGGTGATCTTATAGTAGATTTGTAGATTCTTGGAAAGTATATACGGATTCGGTGTGCTGACATCTCAACGAGTAATACCTACCTGTCCCCATTGACAGCACAACCAGCCCTAGAGATTTCTGATGACCTCTTAATTACTTGCGGAAAATTCGATGAGACAATTATTCAATAGAAATTGGccttctttttttagggtttcttGTAAATGTTCCTTTACAAGAAaccctaaattaaataatattaacgtaacttataaattttatgTCGCTGCAGCAATCTAGTAGGGTTGGTAAATTTTGCCAGTAAAGATTTTGATTTGTGATATTTGTTATAATTAGAAAAAGCTATTGCATAATGTTTTATGTCAACACTTTCACAAAATCATTGCCTAGAGTGATTTAGCTATACTGAATTCAAAATGCGCGTTCAAAATGCGACCCGGGGTAAATTCAGATCACGCTAATTTTTCAATGCTAACTGCTACGTCAAGTACGGAACTTATAGGGATATGTATTATGCATTTTTAATGCCAAGTTTGTGGAAAGTTATCGTGGTCAGAGCCTAAGAGAAGTCGTTTATTCCAGATTGAATGGGCTGTTCCTCTTCGCCCCAGACACCATCAACAAGGTTATGCAAGGTGCTGCCGAAGAGGAAGGTACTCTGTGCCTTCTGATGAACCAATCTGACAATCAGGTGACTATAATTctctgtttttttattaaaagaggCGATAAACATAATATTAGAAACTAGTGGCACATCCAAATTATCAGTTCAGTACTTACTTCTTAAACTAGCCGCCAACCcaccacgcaaaataggcgcagaaatatgacgtcgagttgcgaAAATCAAGGCCGCGAGAACCTATAactttgaaaaaataatttatgacaAGCACCTATTCAAGAATAAAACCGCAGCAGCATGGCATAATTAATAAACGGTTAACTGAGTCAAATTTGTGCGTTAACTGAGTATTTGAGCGCAATGGAAAAGAATTAtcaaggggccaaattcgacatgtaatGTCAGAaatgtcagatttcgcatccacgtcaaatcaacagttgattttattgcatactgagtgttgattccatcaacggtggataatatcatttggtacaaccaaaactcaactctaaactaaggttggttcggtttggtttgcttgtcaccctaactgtggattgttaatatcaaattttgacattgtacatacgtattcgagaacttatgatttttcccacatcaacgggagatcaacacgatacgtcaaacgtcgcttgtcgaataggggtcaagTTGAtgttatatatacctattactCAAAGGCATTTGATAATATTTCACACTCGGTCTTATTAAAGAAACTTGAAAAGTTCGGTATTCATGGTGACTTGTTGCGTCGACTCACATCGTACTTTAAGCAGTTACTATTATTAAAGAATACACCTCTAGTTTTGTGCCTATTAAGTCAGGGGTCCCACAGGGCTCGCATTTAGGGCCACTACTATTTAATATAGATATCAATGAGGTCATTAACTGTTTTTTAAattctaaaatattattgcatgCTGACGATGCTAAGATATTTACCGTTGTGAAGTCCGAGGTTAATTGCGTCAATTTGCAGGATGACCTTAATAGATTGAACAACTATTGTTTATATAATAACCTGtatttaaacataaataaaagtttaattATTACATTTACGCGGAAGCTTGAGCCTGTAACGTTTAATTATACCATTGGAAATCAACCTTACTACTTAAACTTACTGAGGTTAGAGATTTAGGAGTATGTATTTAGATAGTGGAACGTGCATATAGATGTTGTGTGTGGCAAGTTGTCTGGTGCATGTTTCGAATTGAGCAGATTGGCCCGAATCTTGCCCCACCAGCAGCTAAGGACTAGCTACTTCTCGTTATTCCATTCGGTGATGTGTTACGGTCTAGAATTCTGGGGCACAGCTGCGGAATGGCAGCGTGTATTCATTTTACAAAAACGTGCAGTACGGATTATATCATACGCTCCACACGGAACCCCCGCTAGGCAACTCTTCATAAATTGCAATAGGTATTGTGACACTCACGTCACAATACCTATTTTACATAGTTAAATATATTAGAAGTAACATACACCAATttccaataaaaatatttaaaagtgcACGTATTACACAAAAGCACAACAATATGTTGGACTCGACATGTTGTCGACTTGCTAAATCCAACAAAACGGTATCCGTTGCAGGGCCAGGTATCTATAATAAACTACCCGAcaccattaaaaatattgaaaatgacCTGACATTCTACTCCGAATTAAAAAAATGGCTAACTAGAAATGCATTTTATGACATGtcagaatataataattatgatttaatcgttacttaatttaatattttatttatttgaattgtattgattatttttatattgttttattttattttaatgaattgtaatttaattgaaaTGGACCTAATTAATGAATAACCCTTTTGACATGTaaagtttgtaattttatgaataaatgaatatgaatatgaatatgatagTAAAATTAAATTGGTTTCACACATAGATAAGATAACATCGAAAGCTTATAAAATGCTTGGTTTAATTTTTAGGCAAagtaaagattaaaaaaaacccGCAACTTTAGGTACTTCTTTTATACAATGCATATATAAGGTCATACAAGGTACCTATTTGGAATACGCATTTACAGTTTGATGCACATTAATTCATTAGAAAATATTCAAAAGAAATTATTAATCGTAtgaaaaaggatgaaataaaatattttttcttaccagctgatatgtttgaagtcggtgccttCCTCTTACTTCCTCaacattttcttttatttccaGACATCGACCTCGATCTGCGTGGATAGCATATCCCAAAACACCTTCATCATAATGGCGGTGACCACCGCCGTCTACGGCGCGGCCGTGATGGCGGTGAGCCTCCTGCCAATCTCGAAGAAGAGCCTTCTGATCAGCATGTTCCTGTGCGTGGGTGTTACGTGTTTGTTGGCGGGACTGTTGACGAATAGGTAAGTGTAAACTAAATTGACTCTCAGCAGAACACTGGTACGCTCGTAAGAGAATTGCAGGCAGTCCTCAAGCTCGACCATTTTCATCCGGGCATGTACTATCATCACTATGGTTGTAAACACCGCTGTCTAAGGCGTGATTGTGATGACGGTGAGCCTGCTGCCAATCTCCGTGATTATAATTATCACAACTCACAAAGAGTGCGGCTCCTAATCCAGTGGGATTTACTTGCTTGACGGTTATCGTTGAATAAATATCTATTAGCTTAAACCGTCTCTTTCTAATTTGTCATTATCATTACCAGCATATGCTGGCTTTCTTTGACAAGAAGTTATAGgctatacctacttactccaCCATAGGAGTCAAAGTAGCCAAAACTGAAGCAAATATAAATTCTTATTCATCACTTTATATCGTCATAAAAGTTGCCTAGTATTTGAGTGTGGCCCAAAACCCCAAACCATTTGAGTGTGGTGCATACCTACTTAAGACAAAATTGACACTATTCCTGATCAAACGCCCGACTTCGAAACATTCTTAGCATAATTTGTCGCTTTTAAACCAGTTTTCACAGGGCGGCAGGCGTATTGACATCGGCACTTCAGATCATTGCCCTTGGCATTGACTTTAAGTTATATATATGtcaattatttacatatatgaTATACTAGATCACGTTAGCCCTTTCTAGTTACGACATGTCAGCTTATATATCTCACCTACTCCCTAAATGCGTGTCGTTGTGTAAGGTACGTATTTCAAGAACATTTAGCTtgaataataggtaggtataggtagtgTATGAAAAACGCTGGTatcttaagagtgacattccatttccaactgcagctgcaatactgttcattttactatggaaacgcgtcgctgtcattgtcaatttccatagaaaatgaacagtattgcagctgcagttggaaatggaatgtcactttaaggctcctcttcacgttgggccaacaccaacgccaacgagggacgcagccatgcggtagaatgagatagcaatatcacttgctccctctaacgcataaatgcgtccctcgttagCGTTGGCGCTggggttggcccaacgtgaagaggagcctttagcgataagagcgtgcgacttgcggTTGGGAATAAAATGGGAGGCTGAATATCACGATTCCCATTTTATCCAACGATTCTAATAAACCGTTATTCCACAGGACGGCAGCAGGGGTGTTGATGTCTGCTCTACAGATCACCGCCCTCGGTATCGGGCCTCTGACGGCATATGCAGTACAACTCTTCCCTACAAGTTTGAGGTGAGCCTTTGTTATTGAACGAGTTTTTACAAATGTGTgaagttccacggcaaaaggtaccttatggcggctggcgcttacgtcgcatagcgccgctataatattggagcaatgttaataatagcgtaagcgctaacCGCCATAAGCTACCTTTACCCGTAGGATGTCACATATAGATCCAGCAATTAATATCGAACTCATTTCTACAACACCAAATTCAACAAACTCATCGAACCTCATTTCTAAatttaaatcaaaatcaaaatcaaatcatttattgcaaaaatattacataatattaggttGGCACCTATACATAATATGGACCCTGCAAGGGCGCAGcaatcttataaataaataacaaactaaGTACTACAATAGTTTCTTATTGTATTATGAATTacataacattatatatacgaGATCACATTAGTGTATCGTACTCGTAAGAGCTAATTTGCTTACGTTAaccaatattaatataaaatgaaacaaaatgGTTTAAGTGCAGATACCTTAAATCCTAGTATTGGCCGTTTGGCTAGCTAAATTTACCCCAGTGAATTTGTTGGAGAACAATCTAATTGTTCCTTGTtgtaagtttttggcaaaaatttcatttttggtacaagcttttatcgctgtctgtacttttcttacgacagacaactaatactcatcgaggcgattctaaaaacccctaacacaattaggttgtttcatcacagag contains:
- the LOC134673890 gene encoding uncharacterized protein LOC134673890, which produces MKKSVLLNQLTPPKEKPKMEVSLEDALDLAGAGKYQVFHCALMLTTLSSAVIEMIGNAFILPAAACDLELPDTLKGILISMSNIGVILTAPFWGRAADNFGRKPVLLGSAAASGAIAFAAAFMPNLVTFALCKFAASLFLACPSSLGWAYASELVPRRRRDLALLVINGFLTTSSTLSPLLAWGILPLNLTAAINIRPWRLLTAAYAFPLILVALWLTLAKESPKFLMTKGRQEQALDVLSHIYSVNTGAPPDMYPVTSIKKCGQRRDSSSEEGSSCELAPQPKNTTVWALLRPPHLKWLALTGFLMFGLFSLLNGLFLFAPDTINKVMQGAAEEEGTLCLLMNQSDNQTSTSICVDSISQNTFIIMAVTTAVYGAAVMAVSLLPISKKSLLISMFLCVGVTCLLAGLLTNRTAAGVLMSALQITALGIGPLTAYAVQLFPTSLRGTAVGAVMMCGRLGSVIGASAAGALLAVACAVTFHGFTALLFLCAALSFLLPGAKKSPPSAAQSEAEG